The Brachionichthys hirsutus isolate HB-005 chromosome 17, CSIRO-AGI_Bhir_v1, whole genome shotgun sequence genome segment tttaGTACGGCGGCGATGACGTCAGGAAAGTGAGGaaggaagatgaaaatgaaaatcgATGGGAGAACTCCAGATTTGGTCGTTTTGTTCTCCGTGGCGTTGTGTTGCATCAAATTGGATGTAATTGTATCGTAATTGATGGTATCGTTCCAATATGTATGATATGCATGCAGGCCGTTTTGATTCTGCCACTTCATCCTTGCTTTTTACTTTCTCAACTTGTGTCTGTATCTCTTCCATCACTTCCCCGTGATTTCAACCATGTAAATTTGCACTCACCCGCTGTGATTTTTTGCTgaaatatttatacaaaatTCTCTCTATGCTTCTATATTTACATGGATTACAAATGTCACAACCTTCCAATCCTTCTCTCTCCCCATCTTTGACACATTGCCACCGACCTTTCTTTAACCTTTGCCCACTTGCTGCGCGGGTCAGCTCGGTGCATTCGGACAGGCCCGAACCCTTGGATCTCCATCTGGGGATGTTCCTACCCACACTGCTCAACCAAGCCACCTCAGAGCAAATGGACCGTTTCTTCATGCCTGCCTGGAACCTAAAGATCATCGGCACCTACGCTCAGACTGAGATGGGCCACGGTAAAATGAACACAGGAGCCCGAAATGCCAGGCCTGTAGACCGGGATGACTTATTTGGTTGCTTTGTTGAATTATGGTTTAGATCTGTCAAACACCCACAAcattttttcctccttttatATTGGCCTCTTCTGTCTAATTTAAAAAGGAGCTAGGATGACCTACTTACGCTCCTATCAGAAAATGTTTCCTCTCACTTTACTAATTACCCTATTTGATCTTTTTAGTTCAAGCATTGTTTATGTATGTTAATATTATTGACTACTGCGGTCTGTATATATTGCTCTAATGTTaatgatttgttgttttttttttgctgaggaTTGATGTATAAATGTTTGAATGCTTCACTGCTGCTGTTGCGTAATCATTAATTTGTGCATTGCAACCGTGGgatctttttgtgtgtattctCCGTGGCCGTGTTCGGTGGGCTTTGATTGGTCGCATCGCTCTAGGCACTCACCTGAGAGGGCTGGAGACCACAGCCACATATGATCCAGCCACACAGGAGTTTGTCTTGCACAGCCCAACCATCAGCTCCATCAAATGGTGGCCTGGAGGACGTAAGTGCATTCACACCGGCGCGTCTTTTCAGTGTTAGGAGTTCACCGGCagcattaaaatgtgtaatcATCATCAGCGCAGATATGTCCTCTTATCCGATGGACTATCCACTAAATGTGTAAATGCTTTAATTTCTCATTTTTCTTTAAGGCTTAGAAAATGTCAGTAAAATTAGACATGAACTAATTtaagtctctctttctctctttctagTTGGAAAGACCGCTAACTACGCCGTAGTTCTAGCCCAGCTTTACACTCAAGGGAATAATCAGGGTCTACATGCTTTCCTCGTACAAATCCGTGACATGGAAACACACGTACCCCTCCCAGGTAACCGCTGTGTGCTGTGGGGCtgatgtatgtatgtgtgtcaCTCTTTAGTCTTCAATACACGTAGTCTCTTTTGTACCATCTCTCGCTCTCAGGTGTTGTTGTTGGAGACATTGGTCCCAAATTTGGCTTCGTCGAGGTTGACAATGGCTTCCTGAAACTAGAGAATGTACGAATCCCACGAGAGAACATGCTGATGAAATATGCCAAGGTGATGGAACAGCACTTGCATTGATATATACACTGCACATAATACAGAGGgacaatttatatatatatatttttttttactcggggatttgtttgtgtgcagaatAACACAAAGAAGTATTTCTGTAAATGACCCTACGGTCATTGAATGGGTTGtacaaaataatagaaacacatgttagtaaaaataataatccaccCACAAACTACTATATCCTCTGAATTGTAACATTGATGAAGGTAAgaatgtctttgtctccctgCAAGGTGGAGCCAGACGGAACTTACGTGAAGCCGCCAAGTGCGAAGCTGACCTATGGCACCATGGTGTTCGTCCGCTCCATGATCGTAGGCCAGTCGGCTCGAACCCTGTCCCAAGCATGCACCATCGTCATCCGCTACAGCGCCGTCCGTCACCAGTCTGAGCTCCGTGCAGGGTGAGTCGgtgcaaataaataaaggcttgtCAGGAAACAGTGGACGGACGTACAACCCTGAAAAGCTGCAAGTTAAAACGTTGAACAAATGTTGCACAAACGAGTCACTTGTAACTTCAAAAGAAGTTTTGGAAGTTGGAAGCTTCccaaaatctttttttgcttGAGTGAGATTCAAATGCAGAAAAGCCTCAATCTAATTATTGTGGAAGAACCCGCGATATATcgtgtatattttatatatcgtgtatattttatatattgagTATATTTGATATGGAAGTGGGACTGCTTTTGGATTTGACCGTATGAGAGTGAGCGGCAACCTTTGCTGAGCCAATGAAAACCCAAGCATATGTTCTTTCTGTCCCATAGAGAACCAGAACCCCAGATCTTAGATTACCAGGCACAGCAGTACAAGCTGTTCCCTCTGCTGGCCACTGCCTATGCCTTCCAATTTGTCAGCCAGTACATGACACGAACGTACCACCGCATCAGCGAAGACATCAGCGAGGGAGACTTCAGCAAACTGCCCGAGGTACTGACTGGACATGCAGAAGTGTGCGTGTTTAACACGGACTGCGTGCCTGGCTGAGGGTGCTGGATGTTGCTGGTTTGTGCTGATTGTGTCGTACAAGCTGCTGAGTCTTTCAGAGGGTAAATACACACCCACGACCGTCCCGCTGGCTCCCTGCCCCTCAGCAGAGCTCTGAACAAGACAAACGCTTGAGACCTCATTGCACAAGCCCTGCAAGCTCAAAAGCATTAAAACGTGCTCTTCCTCATTAAACTGAAGGTGTGCTTAATGACTTAAAGTTGGAttttttcacagaaaaaaaaaacaggttgagGATGCATTTTAAGACGGTTACATTTAAGAACTGACACGTGAAGCGTGCTTAATTTGAATTCACACAGCAATGCGTGTCATTTTAGACTTGAGGGAATCATCTTTGCCCCCCAATCTTACAGCTCCATGCGCTGGCTGCGGGATTAAAGGCCTTCACCACCTGGGTCACCAGCGCTGGCATCGAGGTGTGCCGGATGTCATGTGGCGGCCATGGCTACTCGCGCAGCAGCGCTTTGCCCGACCTCTACGTGGATTTCACCTCTGCGTGCACGTACGAGGGAGAGAACACAGTTATGATGCTGCAGACTGCAAGGTAGCTTTCACACTGACATGCATGGCCACAAATGTGACGTCTGAAAAGCACCAATTCTGAAACGAAATGCATTAAAATAACCACACGGTTGGAGCACGGCGGAAAACATCAACAAAATTAACTTTGGGTTCGATGTCTGACCCAGAGAAGTGGTGCTGAATCCCTAAATTATTGCTCTTTTGATCAGAATTAATGGCAAAA includes the following:
- the acox1 gene encoding peroxisomal acyl-coenzyme A oxidase 1, with amino-acid sequence MNPDILKERRSATFDVEKLTNILDGGPEKTKRRRDIESMVVSDPDFKEEDPNFLSRSERYDQAVRKSALMIQKLREFGIADPEEIYCYKNSVHSDRPEPLDLHLGMFLPTLLNQATSEQMDRFFMPAWNLKIIGTYAQTEMGHGTHLRGLETTATYDPATQEFVLHSPTISSIKWWPGGLGKTANYAVVLAQLYTQGNNQGLHAFLVQIRDMETHVPLPGVVVGDIGPKFGFVEVDNGFLKLENVRIPRENMLMKYAKVEPDGTYVKPPSAKLTYGTMVFVRSMIVGQSARTLSQACTIVIRYSAVRHQSELRAGEPEPQILDYQAQQYKLFPLLATAYAFQFVSQYMTRTYHRISEDISEGDFSKLPELHALAAGLKAFTTWVTSAGIEVCRMSCGGHGYSRSSALPDLYVDFTSACTYEGENTVMMLQTARYLVKCYRQAKAGQQLGGTVSYLNEAEHRRVRLQPVAAGTTVVDIKDLDSLVEIYKLRAALLIELAAKSIQQELQHKSQEEAWNSNAIDLVRASDAHCHYVVVKLFTEKLGEIDNAEIRSVMSALALLYALHGIANNSGDFLQAGLLSVPQVLQISGSIKRLLSELRPNAVALVDSFDFADRRLNSVLGRYDGNVYEHLFEWARRSPLNATEVHESFHKYLKPLRSKL